From a single Raphanus sativus cultivar WK10039 chromosome 3, ASM80110v3, whole genome shotgun sequence genomic region:
- the LOC130494501 gene encoding oligopeptide transporter 9-like, which yields MAETVKPSTVAMEIEEVVDELDRCVVQEVELTVPKTDDPTLPVLTFRMWVLGLGACIILSFVNQFFWYRRMPLSITGISAQIAVVPLGHLMARVLPNKKYLEGSRWEFNMNPGPFNVKEHVMITIFANSGAGTVYATHILSAIKLYYKRSLPFLPAFLIMITTQFLGFGWAGLFRKHLVEPGEMWWPSNLVQVSLFSALHEKEKKKKGGMTRIQFFLIVLVTSFAYYILPGYLFAMLTSISWVCWLRPKSVLVNQLGSGEQGLGIGAIGIDWATISSYLGSPLASPIFATINVTIGFVLVVYVVTPICYWLNIYNARTYPIFSSGLFVGNGSSYDVLSIIDNKFHLDRAIYAKTGPIHMSTFFAVTYGLGFATLSATMVHVLLFHGSDLWKQTRGAFKRNKKMDIHTRIMKKNYKEVPMWWFLVILVLNIALIVFISVYYNATVQLPWWGVLLACAIAVVFTPLIGVIVATTNQAPGLNVITEYVIGYIYPERPVANMCFKVYGYISMTQALTFIQDFKLGLYMKIPPRSMYMAQVLGTLVAVIVYTGTAWWLMAEIPHLCDKSLLPPDSEWTCPMDRVFFDASVIWGLVGPRRMFGDLGEYSNINWFFLLGAIAPFLVWLATRAFPAQKWISNVHFPVILGATAMMPPAMVVNFTSWCFVAFIFGHFVFTYKREWWKKYNYVLSGGLDAGTAFMTILIFLALGRNGIGLVWWGNADDSTNCSLASCPTAKGVIMHGCPVY from the exons ATGGCGGAGACTGTAAAGCCCTCGACCGTAGCCATGGAAATAGAAGAAGTCGTCGATGAGTTAGACCGATGCGTGGTGCAGGAAGTTGAGTTAACTGTCCCAAAAACCGACGATCCAACGTTACCGGTTCTCACTTTCAGAATGTGGGTTTTAGGTCTTGGCGCTTGTATCATACTATCGTTCGTAAACCAGTTTTTCTGGTACAGACGGATGCCATTGTCCATAACCGGAATCTCGGCTCAGATCGCGGTCGTGCCGCTCGGTCATCTTATGGCTAGAGTGCTTCCAAATAAGAAATACTTGGAAGGATCAAGGTGGGAGTTTAACATGAATCCTGGTCCTTTTAATGTCAAGGAACATGTTATGATCACGATATTTGCTAATTCTGGAGCAGGAACGGTTTATGCTACTCATATACTTAGTGCTATTAAGCTTTACTATAAGAGATCTCTTCCGTTTCTACCGGCTTTTCTCATTATGATCACTACTCAG TTTCTGGGATTTGGGTGGGCTGGTTTATTCCGTAAGCACCTTGTTGAGCCAGGTGAAATGTGGTGGCCAAGCAACTTAGTTCAGGTGTCTCTATTCAG TGCCTTGCACgagaaggaaaagaagaaaaagggtGGCATGACCCGAATCCAATTCTTCCTCATAGTCCTTGTGACTAGCTTCGCATACTACATTCTGCCAGGCTATCTATTCGCAATGCTAACTTCCATTTCATGGGTCTGTTGGCTTAGGCCAAAATCGGTTTTGGTTAACCAACTCGGTTCAGGTGAACAAGGTCTTGGTATTGGCGCCATTGGTATTGATTGGGCTACAATTAGTTCTTACCTTGGTAGTCCACTCGCTAGCCCGATCTTCGCTACCATCAATGTTACCATTGGCTTTGTGCTGGTCGTGTACGTCGTCACTCCGATTTGCTATTGGCTTAATATTTATAATGCCAGAACATATCCCATCTTCTCAAGTGGGCTTTTCGTGGGGAATGGATCGTCTTATGATGTTTTGAGCATCATTGATAACAAGTTCCATCTGGACCGAGCCATCTATGCAAAGACTGGTCCTATCCATATGAGCACTTTCTTTGCGGTTACATATGGTCTTGGGTTTGCCACTTTGTCCGCAACTATGGTCCATGTCTTACTCTTCCATGGAAG TGATCTATGGAAGCAAACTAGAGGAGCTTTCAAGAGGAACAAGAAAATGGATATACACAcgagaatcatgaagaaaaacTATAAAGAAGTTCCCATGTGGTGGTTTTTGGTGATCCTCGTACTAAACATTGCGCTCATCGTGTTCATATCTGTGTACTACAATGCAACCGTGCAGCTACCTTGGTGGGGAGTGTTACTAGCTTGTGCCATTGCCGTCGTCTTCACTCCTCTTATTGGTGTTATCGTCGCCACCACTAATCAG GCACCGGGTTTGAACGTCATCACTGAATATGTAATCGGGTATATCTATCCAGAACGTCCGGTTGCGAACATGTGTTTCAAAGTGTATGGATACATCAGCATGACTCAGGCTCTAACATTTATACAAGACTTCAAACTCGGTCTCTACATGAAGATCCCTCCTAGAAGCATGTACATGGCCCAG GTGCTTGGGACGCTTGTGGCTGTGATAGTCTACACAGGAACTGCTTGGTGGTTAATGGCAGAGATTCCTCATCTATGTGATAAATCTTTGCTTCCTCCCGACAGTGAATGGACATGTCCGATGGATCGTGTCTTCTTCGATGCATCTGTAATTTGGGGACTTGTCGGACCACGTCGAATGTTCGGTGACTTGGGAGAATACTCAAATATTAACTGGTTCTTTCTCTTAGGCGCAATCGCTCCTTTCTTAGTCTGGCTAGCGACCAGAGCGTTTCCAGCTCAAAAATGGATCTCAAACGTACATTTCCCGGTTATTTTAGGAGCAACCGCGATGATGCCACCCGCCATGGTAGTTAATTTCACGAGTTGGTGCTTCGTGGCATTTATTTTTGGACACTTCGTGTTTACGTACAAGAGGGAGTGGTGGAAGAAGTACAACTATGTTTTGTCGGGAGGTTTGGACGCGGGAACCGCGTTTATGACAATACTGATATTTCTAGCGCTAGGACGCAATGGAATCGGATTGGTGTGGTGGGGAAACGCTGATGATAGCACAAACTGTAGCCTGGCGTCTTGTCCTACCGCTAAAGGTGTTATAATGCATGGATGTCCCGTTTACTGA